In Patescibacteria group bacterium, the genomic stretch TCAAGCGGCCTCTTCCATGCCGGCACCATCCAGGCCAACGTGATGCGCCTTGGTCTTGGGCTGTACGGCATTCCGGCGAATGCGCCGCGCGATGCCCGCCTCGGTTTGAAAGCTGTCCTAGAAATGACCTCGCTCATTAGCTCAGTGAAAAAAGTGCCGCGCGGCGCACTCATCGGCTACAACGACACCTTCGAAGCGCCAAAGGACATGACCATCGCCACCATCCCCGCCGGATACAATGAAGGCATCGACCGCCGTCTCTCCAACGAAGGTACGGTGAAGGTCGCGCAGTTTGTCTGCCGCATAGTCGGCCGGGTGAGCATGAACATCACGACCATCGACATCTCCCACCTCCCCGCACATCTGATGAAAATCGGCACACCGGTCACGCTGATCAGCGCCGACCCGCGTGATGCCAACTCGATTCTGCAAATGGCCGACCGCGCCAATGCTTCGCCATACGAATTGCTCGTGCATATTCCGGAGGGGTTGAGAAGGGTGGTGAAGTAGCCGCGAGCGGGCAAGAAAAAACAGCGCACTCCGTGGAGCGCGCTGTGCGTTGTTCGAGAGACCGAGAGGCTGCGGACGCCTCGATCAGTTGCCGTTGAACATGATCAGAGCCGGCGTGTAGGGCGACGGTGACGGCAGGTAATACACCCCCGAGTGGCGGTAGAGGCTCAAACTGAAGCCGTCGCTGTTCGGATTGACCTGGCCAGTGACTGTGATCACCATCTTCCCGTGAATCCCGGGGGTGATGAAGTAACCGAAGTCACCGCCGTATCCAACCTTGAGGGCGGCGACCGGACTGAGGCTGCCATCCTCCTTCAGGTCGAAGGCTTCAACGGACGAACCGGTCAACAGCCCGCCATTGTGGTAGAGCTCGATGTAACCGCCGCCGGAGTCGTCGCTCACATCGAGGTAGAAGACTTTGGCGGGAACGCGTTGCGGGCCCTCTTCAAATCCACGGGTGACTTGCCCGTCGAGCTGCTGACCGGAGACGTAGGCGTTGTTCCAACGAGCATCGAACTGGACCTCGACCACCCCGCCAATCTTGGCGAAGCTGATCATGGAGCCTTGATTCGACGGCGCGTCGGGACCAAACGGGTTGAATGTCCCATTGCCGTAGTTCTTGCCGGTGGTGCGATCGGTGATGACCCAATCGAATCCTTCGGCGCCCAGAGGGTTGATCCACGTAGTGAACCCACCGTAGTAGCTGCTGTAGGTGGCAGACTGCCGCCCACCAACCACGAGAACCAGGTTGTCTGCGGACACGCCGACAGGAACCTGGAAGGACACTTGCTTTTTCACCGCTGTCGGCTCGACGAGCATCAAGATCGGATCGCCGGCCTTTAACTCATCGGTTTCGAAGCGAGCATAGCTCGTGTTCTCGTTCTGCGCGTCGTAGCCGTAGGCCCAGATGTAGTAGTTCACCGCTTGTCCTTTGACATTCGGCGGCAACGATTTCAAGCCACCTTGAGGGATGGCGATTTCGGTCCCGTCAATGTTGAGCTGCGTAATGATCCCTTCGGGCGTCATTGTGTAGCGCCCTTCGACGCGGCCGACATTGCGGTTGTCGATGAGCCGCGCAAAACCGAAGTAGCCTTCGTAGCGGACCGTCTTGGCCTTCGTGAGGAAGGCCTTGGCCACCAACTCCGAATCGGGCGGCTGTTCGTCGCCAGCGAAGGCCGGCGGAGCGAACAGCGCAAACCCGAGGGCGACGCAGAGGGTGGTGACGAGGAGGTGGAGATTGCGGTAGATTTCTTTCATAATGCTGGATTTCTGTATTGCGTTCTATATTGCGTTTTTTCTTTACTGAGGTTATTTGCGCTTACTGCCGGCATTGGTTGCAACGCCGACGTTAACACCGACACTGACGGGATTGCCGTTCTCTGCGCCGAAGCCGAGCGCAGCGAGTTGCTGCTTCGTGCTCTCGGGCAGATCCGTGTCGCGGTTCGCGACGGTTGATCGCGAGGCGAAGTCACCGGTGTTATCCGGCGTCGGCAACACATGTTGCATTTCGCGGACGAGCGTCACGGGCGAGCCGTCGCGCGGATGTTTGTCCGGGAGCGGCTTGCTGGTGTAGCAATAGAGGGCGATGAAGCCAACGCAAAAGAGGACGCAGCCGGGGATGATCATCCACGACCACTTCGGGGCGGTAGGGTATTGAGCGTTCATAGGCAGGAGGGTTGACCGTATTCGACCGATTTCAAGGAGCAAAAAGCTCTTGAAACAGAAAAGGGCGTTGTGCCCGTTTCTCGAGTTAACTGCAGTGGATTATAGCACTTTGTGTGATTTTAGTCAATACACCAAAAAAGCCCTCAGATGCGGGCTTTTTTGGTGTATGTTGGTGTGTACTACTTCTATGTCCCTAAATGGTGCGCAGGGAGGGATTCGAACCCCCGTAGGCGTAGCCAACCGGTTTACAGCCGGTCCTCGTTGACCGCTTGAGTACCTGCGCGCTTAGTGCGTTTTGCGACCTTCAGCTCTTTCATGAAGAGTTTGAATCGACGAACGTGCTTCTGATTTCTCGGGCGAATCTCTGTAAAAAATCGCCTGAGGTCTGAATTCTTGGTGAGATACAGCTGGTACCCACTGATCTCAGATGGTGTGTATTGTAATTGCCTTAAGGCCAATTGTAAAGACCGAAGGAGTGGCATCGACCGATTGGAAAAAGAAACTTGGGCGCCGAAGCGCAGCCTGTACACCGAGCCATCGGTATCAAACATGCCTCTCACGAAAGCGGCCTTGAAAGAAGGTTTCGTAAAGATCCATTCGGGCGGCGCAACCTGACCTAGCACCTTGTTTGAAACAAGGCCGTGCGTGCGGAGCCATTTTGTAACCACGGTCGAGCCAAGATACACATCCCGATAACCGTCAGCTCGGATCGAAATCGATGCCTTTGCCTTGAAAATCTTTGTGATAAGTCGGCGAACATAGCGAGTGTAGGGAATCTCCTTGGTGCCCAAAGTCACTACCACTTGAAAATGCGACAAGTGTCCGTCACCGAGCATGATCCCGATAAATTCTGCCAAGTCGTCGGAGTATTCATCAGGAATACGAATATCATTCCGGGTGTTTCTATATTTTGATTTTCGTTCAGGATGAGGAACAAGACCTAGCCGACGAATACGTTTGAAGACGGTCTGCTGGGCAATACCTAGACGTCTTGCAATTTGCCCGATAGATAAATTACCACGCTCATAGAGCACGCTCAATTCTTGGCGATACTTATGTTCTTCTTCGGTTGTCCATGCGCGAGCCATGAAGAAATTATATTCTCCATGGCTCTATCTCGCAATTGACTACTCTACCACTCTATCTTGTACTACGCCCGCGCCTTCTCACCTGGCGCATTCGACACCACCACCCCGCTCTTCCGTGCCTTCTTCGCGCTCTCAGCCGATGGCTTCACTTCAAAAGCGAATTCGCTTGCACCACCAGCATTCCCCGCCCCCTCCGCCAACTTCACGGTCACTGTCCCGCCCTTCATCATGCCGTGCGCGATCATCAGCGATGCGATAGGCGTCAAAATCTTGGTCTGAATCAATCGCTTCAATGGACGTGCACCGTACTGCGGATTGTAGCCCTCCTTGCCGAGCGCAGCGAGTACCTCGGGCGCAAATTCTAGTTTGATCTCCTTGTCCGCCAATCGCTTCTGCACCACCTCCACCTGAATATTCACGATATCGGCGATCGCGGCTTGCGAGAGCACGTCGAATACCAGCACATCATCGAGACGGTTCAAAAATTCCGGTCGGAAATAATCCTTCAGGCTCGTCATCACTTTCTCCTTCATGTCTTCGTACTGC encodes the following:
- a CDS encoding LAGLIDADG family homing endonuclease, whose amino-acid sequence is MARAWTTEEEHKYRQELSVLYERGNLSIGQIARRLGIAQQTVFKRIRRLGLVPHPERKSKYRNTRNDIRIPDEYSDDLAEFIGIMLGDGHLSHFQVVVTLGTKEIPYTRYVRRLITKIFKAKASISIRADGYRDVYLGSTVVTKWLRTHGLVSNKVLGQVAPPEWIFTKPSFKAAFVRGMFDTDGSVYRLRFGAQVSFSNRSMPLLRSLQLALRQLQYTPSEISGYQLYLTKNSDLRRFFTEIRPRNQKHVRRFKLFMKELKVAKRTKRAGTQAVNEDRL